The Halomicrobium salinisoli genome contains a region encoding:
- a CDS encoding aldehyde dehydrogenase family protein — MPTDHRNYVNGEWVDSESGDVFEVRNPANADEVVGRFQDSTPADVEAAVDAAVEAQSDWGGLPGPERGRILRRTSAVLEERKEEATETLVREEGKTRSEAAGEVQRAVDIFAYYAQKARDVGGVVKSPSGQNSGLSTRREPLGTVGLITPWNYPIAIPAWKLAPALATGNTAVLKPASAAPTVAEILFECLDEAGLPDGAANMVTGSGSRVGTPLIEHDAIDGVSFTGSTGVGTQVARTAATDLKRVQCEMGGKNPTVVMPSADVDEAVDVVGTGAFGTTGQSCTAASRAIVHEDVYDEFVDAMVEYAESIEVGPGLEDPDVGPHVSESELESTLEYVDVGQSEGATLETGGAELTEGVYADGYYVEPAVFSDVDPDMRIAQEEIFGPVLSIVRASDFEDALRTANDVEYGLSASIVTQDVTEAEQFLDRIEAGVAKVNEKTTGLELHVPFGGYKDSSTNTYREQGDAGIDFFTATKTVYRNY, encoded by the coding sequence ATGCCGACAGACCACCGTAACTACGTGAACGGCGAGTGGGTCGACTCCGAATCGGGCGACGTCTTCGAGGTCAGGAACCCGGCGAACGCCGACGAGGTCGTCGGCCGGTTCCAGGACTCGACCCCGGCGGACGTCGAGGCCGCCGTCGACGCCGCCGTCGAGGCGCAGTCGGACTGGGGCGGACTCCCCGGCCCGGAGCGCGGACGGATCCTGCGTCGGACGAGCGCCGTACTGGAAGAACGGAAAGAGGAGGCCACCGAGACGCTCGTCCGCGAGGAGGGGAAGACGCGGTCGGAGGCCGCGGGCGAGGTCCAGCGCGCCGTCGACATCTTCGCCTACTACGCGCAGAAGGCCCGCGACGTCGGCGGCGTCGTGAAGTCCCCGAGCGGACAGAACTCCGGGCTGTCGACCAGACGGGAGCCGCTGGGCACGGTCGGGCTGATCACCCCCTGGAACTACCCCATCGCGATCCCGGCGTGGAAGCTGGCGCCGGCGCTGGCGACCGGCAACACCGCGGTCCTCAAGCCGGCGTCGGCGGCGCCCACCGTGGCCGAGATCCTCTTCGAGTGCCTCGACGAGGCCGGCCTGCCCGACGGCGCGGCCAACATGGTGACCGGGTCGGGCAGCCGGGTCGGGACGCCGCTGATCGAACACGACGCGATCGACGGCGTCTCCTTCACCGGGAGCACCGGCGTCGGGACGCAGGTGGCCCGGACCGCCGCGACGGACCTCAAGCGGGTCCAGTGCGAGATGGGCGGGAAGAACCCGACGGTCGTGATGCCGAGCGCCGACGTCGACGAGGCGGTCGACGTCGTCGGTACCGGGGCGTTCGGGACGACGGGCCAGTCGTGTACGGCCGCCTCCCGCGCGATCGTCCACGAGGACGTCTACGACGAGTTCGTCGACGCGATGGTCGAGTACGCCGAGTCCATCGAGGTCGGACCGGGTCTGGAAGATCCGGACGTGGGTCCCCACGTCTCCGAGAGCGAACTCGAGTCCACGCTCGAGTACGTCGACGTCGGGCAGAGCGAGGGCGCGACACTGGAGACCGGCGGCGCCGAGCTCACGGAGGGCGTCTACGCCGACGGGTACTACGTCGAGCCGGCCGTCTTCTCCGACGTCGACCCCGACATGCGCATCGCACAGGAGGAGATCTTCGGCCCGGTGCTGTCCATCGTCCGCGCGAGCGACTTCGAGGACGCGCTCCGGACCGCCAACGACGTCGAGTACGGGCTCTCGGCCAGCATCGTGACCCAGGACGTGACCGAGGCCGAACAGTTCCTCGACCGCATCGAGGCGGGCGTCGCCAAGGTCAACGAGAAGACGACCGGACTGGAACTGCACGTCCCGTTCGGCGGCTACAAGGACTCGTCGACGAACACGTACCGCGAGCAGGGCGACGCCGGCATCGACTTCTTCACCGCGACGAAGACGGTCTACCGGAACTACTAG
- a CDS encoding IclR family transcriptional regulator: MATDAPRTVEAVQRACRIIETLQERGQTGITELSEEVGFSKSTVHGHLATLVDEGWVVKEEHTYRLSLRFLDIAESLKDRIADHDIVREQVRELAEETGEVVHFGAEEDGRVVYMAKSKGNAAVQTQSRIGKQMPMHSTSLGKAILAELPRERVDEIVERHGMEARTENTLTDVAALHENLAEIERRGYSIDDEENIPGVRCIGIAVTVPEAGVLGALSISGPSQRMTDDRIENELHEKIAQAANVVEVNSMYA; this comes from the coding sequence ATGGCAACGGACGCCCCTCGCACGGTGGAAGCGGTCCAGCGGGCCTGTCGGATCATCGAGACGCTCCAGGAACGGGGTCAGACGGGGATCACCGAACTCTCGGAAGAGGTCGGGTTCTCGAAGAGCACCGTCCACGGACACCTGGCGACGCTCGTCGACGAGGGCTGGGTGGTCAAGGAGGAGCACACATATCGTCTCAGTCTGCGCTTTCTCGACATCGCCGAGTCCCTGAAAGACCGGATCGCCGACCACGACATCGTCAGAGAGCAGGTGCGCGAACTCGCCGAGGAGACCGGCGAGGTCGTCCACTTCGGTGCGGAGGAGGACGGTCGCGTCGTCTACATGGCCAAGTCCAAGGGGAACGCCGCCGTCCAGACCCAGTCGAGGATCGGGAAACAGATGCCGATGCACTCGACCTCCCTCGGGAAGGCGATCCTCGCCGAGCTCCCGCGCGAGCGGGTCGACGAGATCGTGGAGCGACACGGGATGGAGGCGCGGACGGAGAACACGCTCACCGACGTCGCGGCGCTGCACGAGAACCTCGCCGAGATAGAGCGACGGGGGTACTCGATCGACGACGAGGAGAACATCCCCGGCGTCCGGTGTATCGGCATCGCCGTCACCGTCCCCGAGGCGGGCGTCCTGGGCGCGCTCAGCATCTCCGGCCCGTCACAGCGGATGACTGACGACCGGATCGAGAACGAACTCCACGAGAAGATCGCGCAGGCGGCGAACGTCGTCGAGGTCAACTCGATGTACGCCTGA
- the uxaC gene encoding glucuronate isomerase, whose translation MGFLTEDYLLESDAAETLYASIESLPIVDPHTHADLPEIVDDDGWDDIWEVEGATDHYVWSMMRKRGVPERKITGDADNREKWTALAEVFPELAGNPTYEWIHLDLKRRFGIEQPISAETADEIWEETKAQLDDRSMRPQALLSEMDVEVLCTTDDPTDDLEYHETAAESVDVDVRPTWRIDRALHPGRDSWLQFVEDLEGATGVDTSSLSGFLDALERTHDRFAEHGCRASDLSLAELVTRPVGRRRASDVYRRALDGRNLSEREVRDFQAFLVEEVGRLNAETDWVTQFHIGAVRDYRDELYETVGSDVGGDVSAQSIDLAENLEYFLNEFDGEMEIVLYTVDPTHYPTLTTISRAFPNVSLGPAWWFNDSPYGMAEQIEHMGTVDLLANHAGMVSDSRKLMSYGSRFEMFRRSLANALGGMVERGQLPMAHAEDLAEHLAYDRPKSLYGFE comes from the coding sequence ATGGGGTTCCTCACCGAGGACTACCTGCTCGAGTCCGACGCGGCCGAGACGCTGTACGCCAGCATCGAGTCGCTGCCGATCGTCGACCCGCACACCCACGCCGACCTGCCCGAGATCGTCGACGACGACGGCTGGGACGACATCTGGGAGGTCGAGGGAGCCACCGACCACTACGTCTGGTCGATGATGCGAAAGCGGGGCGTCCCCGAGCGGAAGATCACCGGCGACGCCGACAACCGCGAGAAGTGGACGGCGCTCGCCGAGGTGTTCCCGGAACTCGCGGGTAACCCGACCTACGAGTGGATCCACCTCGACCTCAAGCGTCGGTTCGGCATCGAACAGCCCATCTCCGCCGAGACGGCCGACGAGATCTGGGAGGAGACGAAGGCGCAACTCGACGACCGGTCGATGCGACCGCAGGCGCTCCTGTCGGAGATGGACGTCGAGGTCCTCTGTACGACCGACGACCCGACGGACGACCTCGAGTACCACGAGACCGCCGCGGAGTCGGTCGACGTCGACGTGCGACCGACGTGGCGGATCGATCGGGCGCTGCATCCGGGCCGCGACTCCTGGCTCCAGTTCGTCGAGGACCTGGAAGGGGCGACCGGCGTCGACACGTCGTCGCTCTCCGGGTTCCTGGACGCGCTGGAGCGCACTCACGACCGCTTCGCCGAGCACGGGTGTCGGGCGAGCGACCTCAGCCTGGCCGAACTGGTCACGCGACCGGTCGGCCGGCGGCGGGCCAGCGACGTCTATCGGCGGGCGCTCGACGGGCGGAACCTCTCGGAGCGCGAGGTCCGGGACTTCCAGGCCTTCCTCGTCGAGGAGGTCGGCCGGCTCAACGCCGAGACGGACTGGGTGACCCAGTTCCACATCGGCGCGGTCCGCGACTATCGGGACGAACTGTACGAGACCGTCGGGAGCGACGTCGGCGGCGACGTCTCGGCGCAGTCGATCGACCTCGCGGAGAACCTGGAGTACTTCCTCAACGAGTTCGACGGCGAGATGGAGATCGTCCTCTACACGGTCGATCCGACCCACTACCCGACGCTGACGACGATCAGCCGCGCCTTCCCGAACGTCAGTCTCGGGCCGGCCTGGTGGTTCAACGACAGCCCGTACGGGATGGCGGAGCAGATCGAGCACATGGGCACCGTCGACCTCCTCGCGAACCACGCCGGGATGGTCAGCGACTCGCGGAAGCTCATGTCCTACGGCTCCCGCTTCGAGATGTTCCGCCGCTCGCTCGCGAACGCGCTGGGGGGGATGGTCGAGCGGGGACAGCTGCCGATGGCCCACGCCGAGGACCTCGCGGAGCACCTGGCCTACGACCGCCCGAAGTCCCTCTACGGGTTCGAGTAG
- a CDS encoding SDR family oxidoreductase has product MTVPNDFEIDGKVCVITGGSGVLGSEMAKAIGENGGKVALLARSEDELEETRAELEDRGIDAIALPASVLDRAELDAAAETVVDEFGRIDVLVNAAGGNHPDATTGEDTSFFDLPKEGLESVVNVNFVGTVLASQAFGEYMVDQGEGAILNVSSMNAFTPLTKIPGYSGAKAAVSNFTEWLAVHMAQEYSPDIRVNAIAPGFFLTEQNRYLLIDEETGEYTDRGQSIIDHTPQGRFGDPEDLSTTVLWLIAPGSEFVTGTVIPIDGGFSAFSGV; this is encoded by the coding sequence ATGACTGTCCCAAACGACTTCGAGATCGACGGCAAGGTCTGCGTGATCACCGGCGGATCGGGCGTCCTCGGCTCCGAGATGGCGAAAGCGATCGGCGAGAACGGCGGCAAGGTCGCGCTCCTCGCCCGGAGCGAAGATGAACTCGAGGAGACGCGCGCCGAACTCGAGGACCGGGGGATCGACGCCATCGCGCTTCCCGCGTCGGTGCTCGACCGCGCCGAACTGGACGCGGCCGCCGAGACGGTCGTCGACGAGTTCGGGCGCATCGACGTGCTCGTCAACGCCGCCGGCGGGAACCACCCCGACGCCACGACGGGGGAGGACACGTCCTTCTTCGACCTGCCGAAGGAGGGCCTCGAGAGCGTCGTGAACGTCAACTTCGTGGGGACGGTCCTCGCGTCGCAGGCCTTCGGCGAGTACATGGTCGATCAGGGAGAGGGGGCGATCCTGAACGTGTCGTCGATGAACGCGTTCACGCCCCTGACCAAGATCCCGGGGTACTCGGGCGCGAAGGCCGCCGTCTCGAACTTCACCGAGTGGCTGGCCGTCCACATGGCACAGGAGTACTCCCCGGACATCCGCGTGAACGCGATCGCGCCGGGATTCTTCCTCACCGAGCAGAACCGGTACCTGCTGATCGACGAGGAGACCGGCGAGTACACTGACCGCGGGCAGTCGATCATCGACCACACCCCGCAGGGCAGGTTCGGCGATCCGGAGGACCTCTCGACGACCGTGCTGTGGCTGATCGCACCGGGTTCCGAGTTCGTCACCGGGACGGTGATTCCGATCGACGGCGGCTTCTCCGCGTTCAGCGGCGTCTGA
- a CDS encoding ABC transporter substrate-binding protein, with product MNLISRTPPRAIEQFEPALHAAGLSEDISIEISTKSPGTLESQYRQWLNAGRGSPDVLTMDVGWSIPFIRRGQLLNLNEHLSEEEIQTLENDYNQESVDSSRGRNGNIFGVPLIMDVRGTWYRRDLAEQAGYDPEDENWATEPRSWQEFSQIVADVQEQHGLDYGFTLPFELSQTITCCTFNAIMSQWGGAYFGGREHLFGPIGDRPITIDGEQVQQALRMLRTFMWGHDDEHSIGDDAFAGNIAPSDALGWRYTKDLDAFLNGNTFAYTVGNPAFAQLASSEDNFGGNVTEKLGLMPKPYGIEESESQYDGIGGTMSPLAGYNLSVNPNSNKRDAALEVLRAAMTDEFLTEWFNLSGNLPPKPELLQSDAIRSHDLFGQYMDTFSVMADNAIPRPVTPIYFQESKVISQEVHNVVSQSKAPQAGVDDAKKELQSIEESYGQ from the coding sequence ATGAACCTCATCAGCCGGACCCCTCCGCGGGCCATCGAACAGTTCGAGCCGGCGCTCCACGCCGCGGGGCTGTCCGAGGACATCTCCATCGAGATCAGTACGAAGTCCCCCGGGACGCTGGAGTCGCAGTACCGCCAGTGGCTCAACGCCGGGCGGGGGAGCCCCGACGTGCTGACGATGGACGTCGGGTGGTCGATCCCCTTCATCCGCCGGGGTCAGTTGCTCAACCTCAACGAACACCTCTCGGAGGAGGAGATCCAGACGCTCGAAAACGACTACAACCAGGAGAGCGTCGATTCGAGCCGCGGACGGAACGGGAACATCTTCGGCGTCCCGCTGATCATGGACGTCCGGGGCACGTGGTACCGCCGCGACCTGGCCGAACAGGCCGGGTACGACCCCGAGGACGAGAACTGGGCGACCGAGCCGCGGTCGTGGCAGGAGTTCTCCCAGATCGTCGCCGACGTGCAGGAACAGCACGGGCTCGACTACGGATTCACGCTGCCCTTCGAACTGTCGCAGACGATCACCTGCTGTACGTTCAACGCCATCATGTCACAGTGGGGCGGCGCGTACTTCGGCGGGCGGGAACACCTGTTCGGACCGATCGGCGACCGCCCCATCACGATCGACGGCGAGCAGGTTCAGCAGGCGCTCCGGATGCTCCGGACGTTCATGTGGGGTCACGACGACGAGCACTCGATCGGCGACGACGCGTTCGCCGGCAACATCGCCCCGTCCGACGCCCTCGGATGGCGGTACACGAAAGACCTCGACGCCTTCCTCAACGGTAACACGTTCGCCTACACCGTCGGGAACCCCGCGTTCGCCCAGCTGGCGTCCTCCGAGGACAACTTCGGCGGCAACGTCACCGAGAAACTGGGCCTGATGCCCAAGCCGTACGGCATCGAGGAGAGCGAGTCCCAGTACGACGGGATCGGCGGCACGATGTCCCCGCTGGCCGGCTACAACCTCTCGGTCAACCCGAACTCGAACAAGCGGGACGCGGCGCTCGAGGTGCTCCGCGCTGCCATGACAGACGAGTTCCTCACCGAGTGGTTCAACCTCTCCGGGAACCTCCCGCCGAAACCGGAACTCCTGCAGTCCGACGCGATTCGGAGCCACGACCTGTTCGGCCAGTACATGGACACCTTCTCCGTGATGGCGGACAACGCGATTCCCCGGCCGGTGACGCCGATCTACTTCCAGGAGTCGAAGGTCATCTCCCAGGAGGTCCACAACGTCGTCTCCCAGAGCAAGGCGCCCCAGGCGGGCGTGGACGACGCCAAGAAAGAGCTACAGAGCATCGAGGAGAGCTATGGCCAGTAG
- a CDS encoding carbohydrate ABC transporter permease: protein MASSSSNRTAAREASFVPDSVRRSGGYVNDWVENLSETKFAYLVLAPTLLIFAAIALWPILYTFQTSLFADSFSQFRGSFVGLQNYVEIVTGQREAILIRPFLDLSTPFRSILPTTMIYTVVSVVLITLLGYVQALILNRTFRGRSIVRTAVLIPWAVPIVIQGMIFYLLFIPGGFGTELLNDLGLVGARPLSDSASTVGIVTLAAIWKRSAYVALIVLAGLQSIDENLYEVAKVAGASRWQQFRLITLPQSIPVLMVAMLLTSIGSMRVYGQIDAISNCSTMPSITCGVVGTFNGSLYGTASALAFITALLIGSVSMIYLVVLSRSRAGGI from the coding sequence ATGGCCAGTAGCAGTAGCAACCGGACTGCCGCGCGGGAGGCCTCGTTCGTCCCGGACAGCGTCCGCAGGAGCGGCGGGTACGTGAACGACTGGGTCGAGAACCTCTCGGAGACGAAGTTCGCGTACCTGGTGCTGGCCCCGACGCTCCTGATCTTCGCGGCCATCGCGCTGTGGCCGATCCTGTACACGTTCCAGACGTCGCTGTTCGCGGACAGCTTCAGCCAGTTCCGCGGCTCGTTCGTCGGCCTGCAGAACTACGTGGAGATCGTGACCGGCCAGCGAGAGGCGATCCTCATCCGTCCGTTCCTCGACCTGAGTACCCCGTTCCGGAGTATCCTGCCGACGACGATGATCTACACGGTCGTCAGCGTGGTGCTGATCACGCTGCTGGGATACGTTCAGGCGCTCATCCTGAACAGGACGTTCCGGGGGCGCTCCATCGTCCGTACGGCGGTGCTGATCCCCTGGGCCGTGCCGATCGTCATCCAGGGGATGATCTTCTACCTGCTGTTCATCCCCGGTGGCTTCGGGACGGAGCTGCTCAACGACCTCGGTCTCGTCGGGGCGCGGCCGCTCAGCGACAGCGCTTCGACGGTCGGGATCGTGACGCTGGCGGCGATCTGGAAGCGGTCGGCGTACGTCGCGCTGATCGTGCTGGCGGGGCTCCAGAGCATCGACGAGAACCTCTACGAGGTGGCCAAGGTCGCCGGGGCGTCCCGGTGGCAGCAGTTCCGTCTGATCACGTTGCCGCAGTCGATCCCCGTGTTGATGGTCGCGATGCTGCTGACCTCGATCGGGTCGATGCGGGTCTACGGACAGATCGACGCGATCTCGAACTGCAGCACCATGCCGTCGATAACCTGTGGCGTCGTCGGGACGTTCAACGGGAGCCTCTACGGGACCGCGTCGGCGCTCGCGTTCATCACGGCGCTGCTGATCGGCTCCGTGTCGATGATCTACCTCGTCGTCCTGAGTCGGTCGCGAGCGGGGGGGATCTGA
- a CDS encoding carbohydrate ABC transporter permease: MAADTSPSDRLFAIGFDDSDRLFRYTFYATTLLILLVALFPFYYLLMLALSNPGDTTQAGLLPAGFDPTSFVGAFQAVPFHLYMRNSLLIAVGVTAFVLVFASLAGYVFGRMEFRGKRPLFLLLISVSYFPGATFIVGLFKLLTGNVSVMGTSSPNLFNSPAAVGLPLTALALPFAILLLTTFYGQIPDGLEDAARVTGSTRIGALYRVIAPLSAPGLVTAGVLTFITAYNEFFFSQLMTTGSPGNWSPIVWGLLRYQTEVSVRYDLMAAASLIGVLPVALIVLLAQRKIVSGLTSGSIKG; the protein is encoded by the coding sequence ATGGCGGCCGACACCTCCCCCTCCGACCGGCTGTTCGCGATCGGGTTCGACGACTCCGATCGCCTCTTCCGGTACACGTTCTACGCGACGACGCTGCTCATCCTGCTCGTCGCGCTGTTCCCGTTCTACTACCTGCTGATGCTGGCGCTCTCGAATCCGGGCGACACGACGCAGGCCGGTCTGCTCCCGGCCGGATTCGATCCGACGTCGTTCGTCGGCGCGTTCCAGGCGGTGCCGTTCCACCTGTACATGCGCAACAGCCTGCTGATCGCCGTGGGCGTCACGGCGTTCGTCCTGGTGTTCGCGAGCCTCGCGGGCTACGTCTTCGGACGGATGGAGTTCAGGGGCAAACGCCCCCTCTTCCTCCTGCTCATCTCCGTCTCGTACTTCCCGGGGGCGACGTTCATCGTCGGCCTGTTCAAGCTGCTGACCGGGAACGTCTCCGTGATGGGGACGAGCAGTCCGAACCTGTTCAACTCGCCAGCGGCGGTCGGTCTGCCGCTGACGGCCCTCGCGCTCCCGTTCGCGATCCTGCTCCTGACGACGTTCTACGGGCAGATCCCGGACGGGCTCGAGGACGCCGCCCGCGTGACCGGGTCCACTCGCATCGGGGCGCTCTATCGCGTCATCGCGCCGCTGTCGGCACCGGGTCTCGTCACCGCCGGCGTCCTCACGTTCATCACTGCGTACAACGAGTTCTTCTTCTCGCAGCTGATGACGACGGGCTCGCCGGGGAACTGGTCGCCGATCGTCTGGGGACTGCTCAGGTACCAGACGGAGGTCTCGGTCAGGTACGACCTGATGGCGGCGGCGAGCCTGATCGGCGTGTTGCCGGTCGCGCTCATCGTCCTGCTGGCCCAGCGGAAGATCGTGAGCGGACTCACGTCGGGCTCGATCAAGGGGTAG
- a CDS encoding ABC transporter ATP-binding protein has translation MTHLTLDGVTKRYSDVIAVDDMNLDIEDGEFVSLIGPSGCGKSTTLETISGLTKPSDGTIRIAGEDVTDEPPKDRDIAMVFQNIALFPHMTVRENMTFGLRLKNYDQGEIDERVERAAEILQIEGMLNRMPDELSGGQRQRVAIGRAIVMDPEVFLMDEPLANLDAKLRVHMRTELQRLQQELDVTTVYVTHDQAEAMTMSDRIAIINDGELQQFAPPLECYNRPANLFVAGFVGSPSMRFVQGRVEDGQFVDPDLGVAVDVSPSTMEGPGDVTLGIRPEDVHLADHHSVSTATEPTTLEIDVVQPMGDELVVYLRPEDADTAFDSDIDDEEAVSKTDQLLMTVDPGHDLEADQTVEVVLDRSQIHLFDSASGEAITHGLEQQAEPLSR, from the coding sequence ATGACGCACCTCACGCTTGACGGAGTAACGAAGCGGTACAGCGACGTAATCGCGGTCGACGACATGAACCTCGACATCGAAGACGGGGAGTTCGTCTCCCTCATCGGCCCGTCGGGCTGCGGGAAGTCGACGACCCTGGAGACCATCTCGGGACTGACGAAGCCCTCCGACGGGACGATCCGGATCGCCGGCGAGGACGTCACCGACGAGCCCCCGAAGGACCGGGACATCGCGATGGTGTTCCAGAACATCGCGCTGTTCCCCCACATGACCGTGCGGGAGAACATGACCTTCGGGCTCCGGCTCAAGAACTACGACCAGGGGGAGATCGACGAGCGCGTCGAGCGGGCCGCCGAGATCCTCCAGATCGAGGGCATGCTCAACCGGATGCCCGACGAGCTCTCCGGCGGGCAGCGCCAGCGGGTCGCGATCGGCCGGGCGATCGTGATGGACCCGGAGGTGTTCCTGATGGACGAGCCGCTGGCGAACCTGGACGCGAAGCTGCGCGTCCACATGCGCACCGAGCTCCAGCGGCTCCAGCAGGAACTCGACGTCACCACCGTGTACGTCACGCACGACCAGGCCGAGGCGATGACCATGTCCGATCGGATCGCGATCATCAACGACGGGGAACTCCAGCAGTTCGCGCCCCCGCTGGAGTGTTACAATCGCCCGGCGAACCTGTTCGTCGCCGGCTTCGTCGGCTCGCCGAGCATGCGCTTCGTGCAGGGCCGCGTCGAAGACGGGCAGTTCGTCGATCCGGACCTCGGTGTCGCGGTCGACGTCTCGCCGTCGACGATGGAGGGACCGGGCGACGTCACGCTCGGCATCCGGCCGGAGGACGTGCACCTCGCCGACCACCACTCCGTCAGCACGGCGACGGAGCCGACGACGCTCGAGATCGACGTCGTCCAGCCGATGGGCGACGAACTCGTCGTCTACCTGCGGCCCGAGGACGCCGACACGGCGTTCGACTCCGACATCGACGACGAGGAGGCGGTGTCGAAGACCGATCAGCTGCTGATGACGGTCGACCCCGGGCACGACCTCGAGGCCGACCAGACGGTCGAGGTCGTCCTGGACCGCTCGCAGATCCACCTGTTCGATTCGGCCAGCGGCGAGGCGATCACGCACGGGCTCGAACAGCAGGCGGAGCCCCTGTCTCGGTAG